The genome window TCCCGCGCCGGGCGTGGCTCTTTCTTGAGGATGTTCAACAGCGTGGCGCCAATGGATTCGGACTCGAAGGCCTGCTGCCCGGTGGCCATCTCGTAGAGCATGACCCCGAACGAGAAAACATCGGTGCGCGTATCCACCTCGGCGCCCATGGCCTGCTCCGGCGACATGTGGCTGGCGGTGCCCATCACCTGGCCGACCTGGGTCTTGAACTCCTTGGGGTCGGGCTCGACGGAAAGCGCCGTAGCGTCATAGACCATGGTCTTGTCCTGGCGCGGGGCGGCGACTCCCGACTTGACCTGTTCCTTGAACTTGGCCAGACCGAAGTCGAAAATCTTGGCCTGACCACGGTGGGTGACCATGATGTTCTGCGACTTGATGTCGCGATGGATGATGCCTTTCTCATGCGCCGCCGCCAGGCCGCTGGCCACCTGGATGGCGGTTTCGCAGAGCTGCCGGATGGGCATCGGCCGGCCGCCGATGAGTGCCTTCAGCGTCTGGCCCTCGACGTACTCCATGACGATGTAAGGCGTCTCGCCATCGGTCCCCATCTGGAAGAGCACCAGGATGGCGGGATGCTGCAGAGCGGAAGACGCTTTGGCTTCACGCAGAAAGCGGGCCATGGCCTCACGCTGGAAGCCCGGCGGGATGCTGGAAAGCATCTTGATGGCGACCGGGCGGTCCAGTTGCAGGTCGGTGGCGCGGTACACCACGCCCATGCCGCCCTCGCCCAGCTTCTGGTCGACGCGGTACTGGCCGATGGTCTTGCCGATCATCGCTCCCTCCGGGAGCGCGGGCGCACACCTCAGCCCGAGCCACACGAAGGCGGCCACGCCCTCAGAAGCCTGAACGCGGAACTCAGGCCGGAACCTCCTGGAAGGGATCCAGGGATGCTTCGCTGGGAGTCACTATGGGACACACGGTATCGTGCCGGGACCGGAGTGTCAATTACACAAATTGACGGGGGTGCGGGACCACCTTTGTCCCATTCCGGGGCGTCAATCCTCGGGGTCGGGGACGCCGTAGATACGGACGCTGCCTTCCTTGCCCTTGACCTGGGCGCTGCCCAGGTCGACACATTCGATCTCCCTCTTGACCGTTTCGTAGATGAGGTCGTTGACCAGGATCTTGCAGGGATAGGCTTTGGTCAGCCCTTCCAGGCGAGAAGCCACGTTCACGGTGTCGCCGATCACGGTGTAGTCCATGCGCTGTTCCGAGCCGATGTTCCCGCTGACCGCCTCACCCCAGGTGATGCCGATGCCGGTCTCGATCGTGGGAAGGCCGCGTGATTCGCGCACGCGGTTGTATTCGCGCAGGGCGCGACGCATTTCGATGGCGCAGCGCACCGCCCGCAGGCAGTCGTCGTCATGGTGAACGGGCGCTCCGAACACCGCCATGATGGCGTCGCCGATGAACTTATCCAGCGTTCCCTCGTAACGGAAGATGGGATCGATCATGCGCGTGAAGTAATCATTGAGCATTTCCACCACTTCTTCCGCGCTCAGGCGCTCGGAAAGCGTGGTGAAGTTGCGGATGTCGGAGAAGAGCACGGCCACGACCGAGCGATTGCCGCCCAGCTTCAGGCGGTCGCGGTCCTTGAGGAGCTGCTCGGCGATCTGGCGGGTGACGTAGCGGGAGAGCGTGGACATCAGCCGCTGCTCCTGGGTGATGTCGTCGGCGACCACCACCACACCCAAAGATTTGTCCTTGCTGTCCTTGAGAGGCAGGACGTGAAGATTGACGTTCATGGTCTCTTCTTCGTTCTTCAAATACTTGACGTCGTAGGCGGTGTAGCTCTCGCCGCCCTGGACGACCTGGCCGATGGCGTCCACGATCTCCGGATTCTGGTCGTGGCCGAAGAACTCGGTGTAGGGCTGTCCGGGCTCGAGCTCGCCGCCGCGCCAGAAGAGGTCCAGGCCGGCCAGGTTGCAGTAGGCCAGGCCGCCCTCGGGGTCGAGTGTGACCACACCGGTGGCCATGGTGCGCAACATGCTCTCGTTGTAGTTCTTCATGTAGCGCACTTCCTCGAACATGCGCGAGTTCTCGAGCGCGATGGCGGTCTGGGAAGCCAGCGCGGCCATCAGCTCTTCGTCTTCGGCGCTGAAAGGGCCGGTGCGCTTGTTGAGCACCTGCATGACGCCGATGATCTCCTGCTTTTCATCGCGGACGGGCATGGTGAGGATGGAGCGGGTGCGGTAGCCGGTGCGCTTGTCCACCTCCGGGTTGAAGCGCGGGTCCTTGTAGGCATCCGGGATGTTGACGGTGCTTCCGGTGTTGGCGACGTGGCCGACGATACCGGCGCCTTTGGGCACTCGGATCTCTTTCATCTCCGGACCCTGCGCGACCTTGGACCACAGCTCGCCGGTGACGCGGTCCACCAGGAAGAGCGTGCAGCGCTCGGCGTTCATGGCCGCCGAGGTCTGCTCGACGATGGTCTGCAGCAGTTTGTCGATTTCCAGTTCGGCGGAGACTTCGCGCATGACGTTGAGCAGGATCTCCGAGGTCTTCATGCGCTTCTGCACTTCTTCGTTGAGCAGCGCATTCTGCACGGCGATGGCGGCCTGCGAGGCGAAGGCTTCGAGCAGGGTCTCGTCATCCGCGGTGAAGACGCCGGCGCCCTTGTTCAGCACCTGCACCACGCCCAGAATCTTCCCCTGGCGATTGCGCATGGGCACGGCCAGAATGGTGCGCGTGCGGTACCCGGTGCGCTTGTCCACGTCGATGTTGAAGCGCGGGTCCTGGTAGGCGTCCGGAATGTTGAGGGTCTCGCCGGTGCGGCCCACGTGGCCGGCGATGCCGGCGGTGAGAGGGACGCGGATCTCCTTCATATCCGCGCCCTGCGCCACTTTGGACCAAAGCTCGCCCCTATCCTCGTCCACCAGGAAGATGGTGGAACGATCGGCGCCGAGCACCTCGGTCGCCTTCTGCGTGATCTTGAGCAACAGGTCGTCGAGCTGGCGCTCAGCCGCCAAGGAGCGCATCACGTCCAAGAGGACGGAATAGGTCGCGGCCGGGTCGCGGCGTGGACCTGGCTTGGACTTGCGACTGGGGGAACGCGTGGCCATCAGAGGTGCGTCACGAACGTAGCCGCGCACGCGAGGACTGTCAAGCAAGTCCGCCCCACGGTCGTGGGTCAGTTTCCGGTTTGCCG of Terriglobales bacterium contains these proteins:
- a CDS encoding serine/threonine-protein kinase, with the translated sequence MIGKTIGQYRVDQKLGEGGMGVVYRATDLQLDRPVAIKMLSSIPPGFQREAMARFLREAKASSALQHPAILVLFQMGTDGETPYIVMEYVEGQTLKALIGGRPMPIRQLCETAIQVASGLAAAHEKGIIHRDIKSQNIMVTHRGQAKIFDFGLAKFKEQVKSGVAAPRQDKTMVYDATALSVEPDPKEFKTQVGQVMGTASHMSPEQAMGAEVDTRTDVFSFGVMLYEMATGQQAFESESIGATLLNILKKEPRPAREVNPEMPTELHELIHMCVRKQREERPSAEEIVTRLKKIEAALSGRMPSGAQPAAPAPAAAAAPTAMAVPPAPTAMRVPEAAPPPPRRTVAPWQGTRTFSDRTPSGAGAPAAPPPAAPPPQPRAPARYVRESGAAPPLREVEIPPPPSQARREMYWTLKLVRLFVSYASMLVPFAFFLHFVVAGGLLKEKFIAGTPLMGLIQNIALPVEQVARSIVAGSWKFLGLDWLIFALGLLMVALRFAVVIPLERAERLAKGGRR
- a CDS encoding GAF domain-containing protein, whose protein sequence is MATRSPSRKSKPGPRRDPAATYSVLLDVMRSLAAERQLDDLLLKITQKATEVLGADRSTIFLVDEDRGELWSKVAQGADMKEIRVPLTAGIAGHVGRTGETLNIPDAYQDPRFNIDVDKRTGYRTRTILAVPMRNRQGKILGVVQVLNKGAGVFTADDETLLEAFASQAAIAVQNALLNEEVQKRMKTSEILLNVMREVSAELEIDKLLQTIVEQTSAAMNAERCTLFLVDRVTGELWSKVAQGPEMKEIRVPKGAGIVGHVANTGSTVNIPDAYKDPRFNPEVDKRTGYRTRSILTMPVRDEKQEIIGVMQVLNKRTGPFSAEDEELMAALASQTAIALENSRMFEEVRYMKNYNESMLRTMATGVVTLDPEGGLAYCNLAGLDLFWRGGELEPGQPYTEFFGHDQNPEIVDAIGQVVQGGESYTAYDVKYLKNEEETMNVNLHVLPLKDSKDKSLGVVVVADDITQEQRLMSTLSRYVTRQIAEQLLKDRDRLKLGGNRSVVAVLFSDIRNFTTLSERLSAEEVVEMLNDYFTRMIDPIFRYEGTLDKFIGDAIMAVFGAPVHHDDDCLRAVRCAIEMRRALREYNRVRESRGLPTIETGIGITWGEAVSGNIGSEQRMDYTVIGDTVNVASRLEGLTKAYPCKILVNDLIYETVKREIECVDLGSAQVKGKEGSVRIYGVPDPED